The Cannabis sativa cultivar Pink pepper isolate KNU-18-1 chromosome 8, ASM2916894v1, whole genome shotgun sequence genomic interval attcataactatttgcaagttgccttgttaaaaaccttgccaggaaaaacccagtgggacaaaacttgagctaagggaaaaagagtgcaacatgaatatgtcttcccctcatgcacatatgatccataattcttttggtgataatagatctcataagattattgttatcacttttaaaatatcatcatatataatctttgatcatatattttctataactcttccagagtatgtatggacttctaaattatagatgaggggttcgtggaacattaatctttatccaactaattgtatcattcatgtgtatatacaatcttgttcatactaaaatttaacatttcaagtagatatgaacataacacattaatgataatataaattttcgtttgtaacaatgatggtactccaagaccatatatttgttccatcttgttgtatgatcttaatttccatatcaaatgatcatatatctataattcttaatacatatgaagtacttcaggacttcaatactaatgaacaaactttatacatttaatatttctcgatatacaaaagaaataaaagtttgttttgcaattaatcaaaaactcttcaagagtctatcacaacgtataatttacgtatttatactgcatagacaaccatacgtatttttcaaacaataatttacttacatgtctttatgtcatacaaagatctttgtcatatagtgcgcgcgacttagaatttatatcacttaagacatgtattaaattcttctagaatttttaaataaggcttatttcaaattctcactatattaggagctccaaataaataatcttttgttgcaacatttatgtgacgcttataaattctcataaaatatattccaggctataatcaaatcatgattatattttctcaatatttaagccttacttcaatcaatctcatgtctatgcaaactttgtacaacaattcattatgtacaaatacatatatgcaaatttctcattagaaatatttatttgcacaccctacaggtcttacttcactttatgtgagtaaattttcctggactgcgtcataatattttggccaaaaatcaaaatgtatgtcgataattctcgacaaatctaatacaatgatccttgctatctcatgttagtttattgcatatgcacacattcaatatttattgtcgacaaaaatttttaataaatgataatttcctcccatattgacataacttatagagatctctttaaattacatattctcaaatatgtttatcatttataggtacctataacgaatcacttcagggattcaattatgatgaaatgtgttatgtctaacttctcttgggagtctcttcgagtaccgttttcatcacggttatcattttaatactttataacattaaggtatctccatgagtacctctagatttaacaacttcagggcaaatcaaatgaacatttactaataatttctatattgttcatttacgcttcaggcgttttcaactcattctatctcaactttgagtaatattgatttgcagttggtatatatcattttgaactatatcgttcttatatactttgtgcaaggatcatttttcaaaaattatcatcgatcccaactgcttctctccccctgttcgagagaatttttaaaaattgtgatatctaataatattaatacacctgtagggatttcaatatatcacaatgaatcaatatttatttaaacccatatatactatatgacattgaacttcaggttcaataaacttcaggttcaagttcaatacttatgaacttaattcatttctaagaatgagtcacacATGTATAataagaaatacataaatttgcacattttataaatgcatgatcataaaaccttatcacatcgataagaaactatgcaataaaaatctaacaatggctcaagattctTTAAGAAATATaatctaaatattttttatgtacaaatatatgcatattcttcttttgagccttataaattaataatgagaagaatcttctggttcttcaacaaaatttagtcaaatcctttgacaatttattgcatatgattgatcatgtcaaaataactcaattcatgaacttcaggttcactataatttgtatttcaatgaaactttcacaaggtaatgtaaaatcactacaacatataagtaatcataaaaactttcatttttatatacacgaataatataattatattattctccaaaacatatacactcttcaggagtcactattatgtttattaaactttatatttcttcaggaatcactatcatcaatttaatgatgtgtataatttaaagatacatgacaacttcatcatgttattgtaatggtcaaatagatataaccataatatatcattcatttttcctagtatctttttaacaagtcgtctaatttattaatatactattcattagtctaattatcatgacttgatatattatatatttaaatgtacaaccagtacatacaaTAAGCtatttcttattactttcataactagataaaagttatacatctaggtacatacaaatatattttactactccaagtagcaattgtatgtaagacttcttcaggaagcttttcaaataatcattttgtgattctttatcactttgattatattggatcactaacaaatattagtaaattatgtatccacttttgggaatatgcaaactgaattatatagtaactatatatatacatatcctgtactaacaatagtttaaaactattgatttcaagaaataataaaatatgtatatattaatttacttctggcattaccaatatatgtgaaatctatattctttgaaatagaatttcatgtctattcattctctttaggtaatgatatttaaatattctaaatgtacaataagtttgtacaattcacattctattaaataatcaagtatacttttatcttgattataccgtactacaggtacgcgaccactattattcaattccacacatgatatataaatttcatgcactttgattatgtgtggtatctcatcttttagttgtttccactttttctggaaatatttgagtagtaaataatgtcattgattatttaaaatcattacattcacttcggggaatgacgttgaacaagtagaacattattataaatttcttaaaaatttattacttgttcatccataaaaaatataagaaattattcaacaatttcttttacgatatttcaaagaatatatgaatgcaatttttgcatagtctccaagatgtatgcaaaatttaatctgtaacatatgtcagattcaataattttcaacattgcaagtaataacaatgtataataacatgactaatacgaggaatctttaaaagtgattgacttcaattcgtatcattctctgcagggaatgatgaacaataaatattgcctcatgtatttaaataacattagtcatgctcattgttattcttatactttaatgtttcaatgcaattttcttaacattctttttgggtattcaaaacccactataaaattgcatcaataataatcatttttaatgattcttaagttgtattcacataaatacaatcatttttttcgataaatataaaacatttacttcaggaaatgtttgtcaaaatctatatcgatattagattacttttcattgtcctcaaagaatccaagaacatatatataaatatgtattcatctctttcattatatatccatcaactatataatgaatattacgtttgcataatcttcaggatatatgcaagattttattgaggacgcataatcatcaggatatatgcaatattttatcgaggatgcataatcttcaggatatatgcaatattttatcgatgatgcataatcttcaggatatatgcaatattttatcgatgatgcataatctttaggatacatgtaatattttatcgatgatacataatcttctggatatatgtataatttatatagattttctctatcatatcataggcacacatatattgtaaatattatgaatgataagaacattatatatatataaaatcaataataaatatataaaaatatatacatacatatataatatatagatatatagataaaaagaaaaaagaaaccaaatgattcttgaaattgtttcagtcagaggagtatatatataaatatatatttagtgtattttgactttgaaacaattcaagaactttaacaagatacttacattgggacttgggcagagactcatgcttgaagcttgggcagagactcatgcttgaagcttgggcagagactcgtgctgataacgtgttataaaataatataaagtaaatgagaggaaagaagaagaagatgaagagagaaagagaaagtgaatgagaatttctgagttgtttattccaatagggtgaacccctatttatacaaatacaagagtgagatattaagaaactaagaaaaaagggaaactaagaaaaagatgaatattgattacaattaatggtaataaataaaagatttgaacatccacataattattaatatttacaaCAAGAATAACCATTTATCATAATTAAACAAATTAATATTACATCCTGATCAATTTTTAACATATTATATAAATGGTCacagaatcaataacaaagagaaaaaaaaaatgtcactaaaaaaaataaataaatgatacaAAACACTTCAAAAGAACCAAGAAGTAGAACAATTGTTGATTTGTtggacatatatatatttttttaatgccgAAAGAATTATTCTTCTCTAATTTTTTCTGTGTCATTTTTAACGCCAACTACGTTGATATAACTTTCTTTGTAGTTTGGCCGGAATTGTAAACTTTCAAAAGCAATGTCCCCATCCCCATGGTACCgttaattatatgtataaatataaatatttatatatatatagtccaAACTCCAAGTCAATCATCAATAGTTACAAGAGTTGGTATTTGGCCATGATTTATAAACTCAATCTTATTCAACCGCACACAGCATAACACTTTCTCTGGCAACTCCTCTTGTTTTTGTGCCTATAAAACATAACATATTATAGATAAAAACCAGTCAGTTTCTTTATACTTGTAACAAATTGAGGAACTattaattaagtaataatcaGCTCAACTAGCATAAAATTGGTACCTGAATAGTTAAGCCCAAATCAAGAATACCATTCTTCAAACGGTCTCGGAATGATTCAAGTCCCCTCCTAGAGATATAGCTGAACCTATGTATATCAAGGTCAATCTCAAAGTAATTTGGTCCCTGAAAGAACACAATCagcattttaaaattttaaatgggTTGAATGAGTTCATTCATGTCTGTACATCATCAACAAGAGTTATTATTTTAACCTTAAAAAAACTATGTTGAGGGCGTGAGAGTACTGGCTTATCATTATAAGCATTGATTAGTTTTCTTTCAGCAGAACCCAACTGTAGCTCCTCTGGATTCACCACTCCAGCCAAAATTTTAAGTCTTTCCCTGAAAGGCACAATTGACTCCCTTGCAAATCCTTTGACTTTCTCTGTCTCATCCTCAAGAAATCTCTATTGAAATAAACAGAAAAGGTCAATATTCATGGACAATTTATACATGTATTACATTGCAAAATGGAAAAGAAAGCAATACCCTTATGCTGTCTTGAAATGTAGAAGagatttctttgtcaaaattctCAGAAACTTTAAAGTATAATACAAGGCTCATGCCTTCTCCATTACAATCTCCAAGTAACATGGTAGTTGGATATGTTGGAAGCTGCAAAAATGACAACGAATTTAAATTCAGATTGATCAAATAAGACTTGTCATATCATATCAAACATTCGACATtcatatacacacacatatatatatatatatagagagagagagagaatgaaccTGAATATTAACAATTAGTAGGGAAGGTACTTTGTCATTGGCTTTGACAGAAGGGAGCTCAAGGTGCTGAGCAATGTGATTAATCTTTCGTGGACATATAAATAAATCAACACCAAACGGTACGTAAGGACTAAAGCCTGAAGCCGATTGCTTCTGTTTATCTCTGCATATAAGCCAAAACATTTTCAGCCTAACACATTCCCATCTCTAATGGGAAAAcaaagcagcagcaacaacaacaaaagaagaggaagaaaagAAAGTTACCTAAAATAATTCTCCCCGCGGAGCTTAAAAACAGAAGGCGAAATGGCTGACCAGCATCCAGGTACTGGCTTATCCCCAGTTGAACATGGTATTCTTAGTCCTGCTCTTGGACGATATAATAGCTTCTCAGCAGCACCTGAATTGGTTGGTACAGATTTTTTGTGAAGAAAAAGAGGGCGATTTTTGTTAACTTCAAGGGTTAAGTATTACTATTATGAGTGATATCCAACAAAATGAAATGAACGTACAAAATTCAGTCTTTTCATTTCCATCAGCGGATTTTCTCTTGTAAGAAAGCATGATCAAAGTGGATTGTTGTTTTCTCTGAGGGTGTTGGGGACTACTAGACAATGGTTGATAAGTACTCTTGTCATTATTGTACTGTGTTGTGGTGGCTCCATCTATTTTCAAGTAACTCTCATAAAATTCTTCATACTTACACCCTGAATCCACATAGCATGAAGCACTTTCGTACTGGACCAGTTGAGTGTTTGGTATGCTTCCAATCGGATTAGCCGCTAAAGGAAAACCATCTAAAAACCCAAGCAACCAAATCTCAATACAAAGAAGCAGAGTTTAATATCACATATCATTTATAAAGTCATAAACAGAACAAAAGAGATGGAAAGTACTTTAGTTACCTCCATGAACACTACTGAAGTCATCATCTGAGTCAGAATCAAGAATGCTAACCGAGTCAAACCAGGCTTCTTCTTGGCATACCCCTGCATAAAAATTGGATTATATAGTCAGAAAACAAAagggttcttttttttttttaaaaaaaaaaacagaacagTAGAATGTGTAATAAGAAAAGGGTAATGTTGAGAAATGCAAAAGAGAGTTGTTATACCGCCATTTGGGTCAACTTGGGCATGGTTCCATTGAAGTTGAGCAAGGTGAATTTTCATGTTGGAGACCTCTGATCTCTTGCGGGTTGTTGTAGCATCACCTTTCTTGAAACCAAGATGAACAAGCTCACTTACATCAAAATCTCTAACACGATTTCCAGCATCACTAACTCGTCTGATTGGCACATCAGGAATGGAAGTGGAGATTATTCCCCTTCGTTTTCCACTAGATCTTCTACAGCCATTTCGACTTGCTACGATCCTTCTATTTGATTTCGAAACACAGGCCCCCATTttgaagacgaagaagaagaaaaacacCAAGAACAGTTGATATACTAAAATAAACCTGCAGCaactaaatcaagaaaaagtaTCAAAACAAAAGGTCATGGACACCTGGGAGTTACAACTAACTAAATAGGAGCAAGCTAAGCTTTGCAATCAGCCAAATCATTAAAGTAAATTTTCCTAGGAAGCAAATCACAACCATTGAGTACATACCTTAAAATTGATATGCCTTTCTAGGAAGTTTTCCTGAGTAAATTGGTTATCATAAGAATAGAAAAgaataaattccttttaaaatatAACCACCCCAGAAGCCACTCTAATATAAATACTCCATCCCCTTGATCTCCATCCCTGGAAAAAGCCTGGAAAACACACAGAATAGTAGTAAGATAATGATATGTACAACATATAATTTTACAATAGTAACATGaacttttttctcttttctctttttccttACAAGTTAGCAAATGAAATGAGTACATTCAAATGTCAATGTTTATGGGACGAGTGATGTATGAGAGTTCCTATCACTATCAAATAggatttttatttcaaaagagTAGAGGACAGAAGTTGATACGTTGATTGATTGTGATAAAAATGTTGCAATAACACTTTATGGAATAGACAAACAATTACAAAAGCGTTTTCTATAACCATATATGAAAAGCAAAAACCCCacgataaataaaattaaatatataaatatataaattatttacaaaaatgatAAACTCTTTGAACCCAATAATTATTCTAAGAGGCTCATTACAAAGTTAAATCACGCACACATGcacacacaaaaataaatataaatacctGGGATGGAAAGATGATCCAGCATTGATGAGTTTATTTTTGtcaagaaaaagaattaaaaaaaatgaaagggaGAAGGAACGGGGAATTCCCTCCTCCTTTTTCTTTCCCTCTGTGAAAAAATAGATAAGGAATCCACCGAGGACAGAAAAAGGGAAGCCAGATAATATGGAGAAAATATATCACATAACACAATTCGATGACAGAGCACAAAATTGAATGAAGTCCGTTCTATTCGGATCCAATCTTTTAAACCTCTCTCTCTGTCCTCCTCTCTTTctgtttatttatatataaggtTTTAGTTTCTGACTAATTATGTATGTATTAGTATTACCGGGCATATGGCATTATGGCAAAGCAGAGACAAAGCTTTTTAACTTTAAGATAATAAATTCCCGCCGACTGCGGTTCTACTTCCCCACGTGTGATCAATGATCACTCTTTAagcaaataaaactaaaaatactaCTCCATTTAACAAAATTGATTCTACCTTTATgttatatagattttttttttcagttgtaGATTTATTTATCATATATAAATTTTCAACAGAAACTGGCTTCAGTCAACTCAATATACAGTATCATACTGCCACACACACAAACACAAAAGAAAAATACTATCATATTTATTCATGACATTAATTATTATGCGATAAACTTATTAActaatatttattgattatttatTCGAAgcctaattaaaattatataaaaacgaACACgtactttccttttttatttatatggaTTAAATGAATTAATAAGTTTCTTATGCATGACTTTTTTGTAGGCGAACATATAATATTAGCGTAAGaatatttatacttaattatatttttaatttttattttattatatgtattttaaaattttataaattaaaaaaaattatttattaattttttaatttttttaaaaaaatctaattaaagttttaaattttaaataaaataaatattaaatttaaaaatattaaaattcaacctacttctaatattaaaataatatattaatatttgtatatatatttaaattaatttaaaataaataatattaatatttatatatatttataaaattaatcctactaagtaaaaaaaaaaacagaattttttatttttgaagtatattttgttaaattaataaaaataattaaataactcattttttatatataaagatataattaGAGAAGTTATTGAgatttttgttataaaaaatattatttgagtTTTATTAATGGAGAATTGATGAGCGTGCACGTAGCCATAATATGCAATAAATTTGGTAGCATAGCAGTTAtcatcaattttaatttttattttgtcaaaTGTCAACATCGTGGCAGAGTGGCACTGCCGATTAGCCACCAAGCAAAAACTACTTTTCTGGGTCTTTCATCTTCACCATGCAGTCGGCACATACATaaactatatatttttcttatttgttattatatataattgaaccaacaacttgttattcctataaataatataaataattattttttgaaggagattttccaaaaataaatatattaaattaagaattaagaAAATGAATCAAAGATATGGAAAAGGAGGAGATGTGAATATTAATGAACTCTAATTACGAGTTAGCTTGAAAAGCCCTGAAGTACTTCAGAGATGTTTTTAATAAACTTGGAATTCTGTCTCTTAAAAGGTTTGAGAATTACTACGCAGCTTTCAATCTGAAATTTTAGTAGAACGTCAGCAGACTCATCAACCTTCAGAAGTTCCATTTACGCaaaatatactatatatataattatatatttatttaagatcaACTTCCCTTTTCTTAAGTCTTTTTTTCAGAAAAGGGTttaaagtttttcttttttatgtcTTTATCCCACTTCTTACGCCACATATGACAAAGaaagcccaaaaaaaaaaaaaaaaataaaaaataaatcagtAAATCAATAAAATCCTGTCGTATATATCTATCATTATCATTTGCCAAAATTTTCAGTTTTCAAGCATGAGTACTAGTAGCATGTTTATTTTCTACATCCAATAGAATTAAATGATTGCCAATAAGAGTATGacgaaaatataaataataaaaaaattggaaaacatAAAATAAGTTCTAAAAGAAGGTTTTTGAGAATAGGATGCTCAAGCACAACCCATTTtaaaatgttaattaattagtgGGTTTTGGCCTGTGATTAGGACTTAGGagtgtattaattaattaatataattggttatattatataataatataacaaattGTTGAAGTGGACGGAGCAGAGGTTGTAGCCGTGTTGAAGTAGTTGGGCCGTAAAGGGAGTTTCAATCTCAAGACGAGTTTTGTCTTTATCCCTTCTCACCAACCAATCTTTTAAGAAAATAAGCAAatcaacaacttaaattaacttAACACTAATAAAGATCTGAAATAGGACACCTCAATTGTTGAtttccattttctttttatttttaaatcaaCAATGTTAGGTCATGGAATTTCAAAGATTGTTTGCGACTCTTGTTTAATCCCTTTTCAAACTTGAGTTCAATGTATTTATAAATACAAACGGTATATATAATAGATGTTAAAAGAGTATCTCTATATGGTACCTAATactcttataaataattaattataaaacattATGTCACATTGTTGTTAAGCGCTCTCGGTTTTTCTCTGATCGTAGCATTCATAGGAATGACATTCTTAATGAGCTTCATGCTCTCTTGTATGATGAATGTTAAATTTCAATAAAGTTGATATTtcattttcagaaaaaaaaaaaaaaaaaactagaacaTCTTCAATGTAATCTCAAATTTGGAGTTCAAGTAGGAATTTTTTGCCAACATAGCACTATTTTAACACTACATATGCAGTACTAGCTAGTTACAGTGCACTGCATATAGTAACACTGTAAcaactacatttttttttaattatttattattttaatatttcataagttctttgtatatatatatactaggtgaatgtacgtgccgagccacgtattgctagttttatttaagattttggtctttttaagattttgaatgtattttatttttaaagattacaaattttttgtttgaaaaaattaaatatttatatttgaaatattatttaataatgtattaaaaataatattagtgtaattataaaattgtaaataaatttattattggagtagtagattattctatttacttctttttttaacatagcattgtaatgtaagtttatatctataaatattctgtaaagtgttaatattatatgaacatctccatttataaagctaaaaagtgggtcaatgacagaagtggtatatctgcaatcacacaaagatagaagtgggATTTTTGCTTCCTATGCTTATCCAGAGAAAACATTAGATAACGtgaggttaactttaatatataaagatttttcttttttaaaaaataaataaaaaaaaaaatattaatattctcccaagataggtttgttagagagatagatgatttttttaatttaaaaagagattattaatatttaaaagattgtttaattttttgggtttaattattgggtttatttgttaacgggagattaaacctaatcgttaaatttaacagaatattcttttatttttaagtatattctgttaaaccaagaattgccgttagatagacacttttaatatataaagatatatattgtattttttattaaaaaaaatattataatgataaaaaatgtatttttttagtgtgaATTCTAGTGACGtagttagaataaaaaattatagtgacatattagtctattttttttttttatggtcgtgtatatgataattatttaagagttcttacaaaattttgaaaaattcaagaaaatttaacacacaaaaaataaagttcaaattATCTGTTGCATTGTAGAAgcactttttaaaaaattaatataataataagaaatattttttaatgttaTAGTTAGAGTAGAAATAGTTTTTGATATTAAATTTAATGATACTGTGACACTAAATTTAATGTATGAGTTAAAGATACTCTGAGTATACCCGTAACAATATACtctatgtatataaatatatgagaaATACTAAAAGGCACCGGTGGTGCCAAACACCCTCTTACGTGCAATATTGTTATTGgtctaattaagtatcgagtctcatatagtttaatataatagcttttaggaagtatcgctagccaatcgcaaggCGACACGTCTTAAGAATGGTAGGCACCATTGGTGCCCAATAGCAATATTCATGCAACTAGACTTTAGAAATACATGTTGTGTTTAGGGAGcctaaaaaattagtttttcaGCACGAATTTATGTCAAATTCTATTGAAATCTAGCTAATTAAGACTATATATTTGATTTATATTAACAGACCTttactaaaaagaaaaaaagaaagaattttagtaatttttttatttatacttcAATAACTTCATTAAAAGTCACAATATTTTGAACTTTTGATGTTGAATATACCCTTCTAGAAAATGTACATATATACACTCAAAAAAACTTAACAACGTAAataatttagaaagaaaaaaaaattatttttaatattaaaaaaatactattataaacaatagtaaaaaataaaagaatataccACATCATAAGTttactaataatattttaattattgctttcaaataaatatatttaaatatttcacataataatatattgtattacataaaaaatcttacaaagaaaataaaaataaaagttaacaAACTAATAAACGGAGAGTTTTGTTTATtctacataaaaatataaatacatacattatatttttaaaataaaaaatgacttatttaggttttaaattttataaaagatCTTAtcatataatcactaaaatattaaaatgatgtTTGATTAgcaggaatgaaaatataaaaataaaggtaaataccattttggaccctgtattttataaaagttactaattggaccctctgttttgttaaatgacaaaattgaccttttattttttaaaattgtacaaatagcaccttgaattaattttttgtctaaataaaacataataataatctgatatagtaatgttatgacaaaactggttacattttctgtatttgttcgtgttagaaattgtcttaaagttggttatattaaaaaataaaattattaaaaattgagctcagggtcctatttttattattttggaaaatatagagTTCATTtcgttatttaacaaaacaaatggTTCATTTGCTAACTTCTACAAAATACAGAgtctaaaatgatatttaccataaaaatagggaaatttacatggtatactaacttttgctatttttttacaaaaatactgccaggcggtattttttacttttttactgtgttttgttataagtttcatactgcagtatactgtgttaagttttcactggtgttctactggtgttttactggtgttctactgttgttttgagctgttctgctttgtgttttactagtgttttataaaaacatagtatttttgtaaagatttccgtgtgacagtatttttgtaaaaattaacccaaattccagtatttttgtaagtttccctaaa includes:
- the LOC115701452 gene encoding uncharacterized protein LOC115701452 — its product is MGACVSKSNRRIVASRNGCRRSSGKRRGIISTSIPDVPIRRVSDAGNRVRDFDVSELVHLGFKKGDATTTRKRSEVSNMKIHLAQLQWNHAQVDPNGGVCQEEAWFDSVSILDSDSDDDFSSVHGDGFPLAANPIGSIPNTQLVQYESASCYVDSGCKYEEFYESYLKIDGATTTQYNNDKSTYQPLSSSPQHPQRKQQSTLIMLSYKRKSADGNEKTEFCAAEKLLYRPRAGLRIPCSTGDKPVPGCWSAISPSVFKLRGENYFRDKQKQSASGFSPYVPFGVDLFICPRKINHIAQHLELPSVKANDKVPSLLIVNIQLPTYPTTMLLGDCNGEGMSLVLYFKVSENFDKEISSTFQDSIRRFLEDETEKVKGFARESIVPFRERLKILAGVVNPEELQLGSAERKLINAYNDKPVLSRPQHSFFKGPNYFEIDLDIHRFSYISRRGLESFRDRLKNGILDLGLTIQAQKQEELPEKVLCCVRLNKIEFINHGQIPTLVTIDD